The Drosophila nasuta strain 15112-1781.00 chromosome 2R, ASM2355853v1, whole genome shotgun sequence genome segment GCGCCGGAAGTCCTTGTTGAAGATGGTATAGATGGCCGGATTGAGCGCCGAATTCATGTAGCCCAACCAGAATGCAATCGCAAACGCCGACTCCGGTATATTGCAATGACTGCTACAAGCAGGCACCAAAATGTATAGAAAGAAGAACGGCAGCCAGCAGGCAATAAAACTGCCCATGATTAGACCCAATATCAACGTCGCTCGCTTCTCCTTCTTGCGGGCAATGCGTCGCTTCTCCTTCTCGGGATCCCTCGGTTTCGGCGTTTTCGGTATGGCCGGCTCCAGTTCCGTTTTGGCCGCCAGCTCCTTGCTCTTGGCTGCCGCAGCGGCTGCGCTGTTTTTGGCCGCAACTGTGGCGGCCTTGGACTCGTTGCGTCGCTGCTGGTTCGATTTGCGACCAAAGATGGGCTGGCAAAGGCGAAACTTGAGCGGTTTGACTACCGCACAGCGACTAACCACGCCCGAGTCCGAGCTGGAAGGATCGAATTCACTCACCATATCCGTATCGATGCCCACCGACAACGCCCGGCATCGTCCGGCAATCGGCGATACGCGCAACTCATTGCTAGTTGCCACCGCCGCATTGCCTCCACTTGCTACCCCACTGTTGTTATTCGCCACGGTAGCATTGCCCGTGGTGTTGACAGCAACATCGGTGGCCacgctgccgttgttgttattcagCACATTGATagagttgctgctgcccatGGACGGCGGCACGGGCACATTGAGGCCAACTCCGCGACCCGTTGCAATCGTGCTGACCTGCAGCGTTTCTTTCGGTGAGCTGGGCACACTGCTCGCTGCGGATGCAgccgcatttgcatttatcaGGCATTGATTGGGATTGGCATAGGCGAGTGCTGCAGCCTGGGCGGCAACAGCTTCGAGTTCGCCCGCTTCCGAGGTGGATATATCGGAGGCAAGATCCATAGTTACCGTCGGTATTTGCATAGGTAACGTCGCGCTGTTCGGTGGTGTCTCAATGGTGGCTATCTGTCGCTGCtgatgcagctgcagctgcgttGCGCCGCTGGAGGATGGCATCGGTATTGTTCCTTTCTTGTTGGCGGTGGTGAAGCTCGTAACCtgcagagagagacagagagagggagaaagagcgAGGAGTGAGTGAGCTGAAGCATATGGCGGGGCTGTTACATGGCTTTTCCATTTCCAAAATCCCTTTTAAGTCTGTTTACAGGCGCGTCAGAGCGCAACGATTACGCAAACAAAGGCGGCAACGCGGCAAAGTTGCGGCAAATGGGGCAAGGTGGCAGTAGTGTGGCGTGGCATGGCATGGCGAGGCATGCTGCATATGCAatgagagcagcaacaacaattaccaATGGCAATTAACAGCGCCCGaaaatgctgctgcagcgcacccttgtgagtgtgtaatcaTGTGAGCCGAGTGCACGAGTGTGGGTTAATCTCATGCCTGTTTGTGTGTTGCAACTGCGaatgccaactgccaactgcctgCTCTGGGGTCAGCTTTGTTTGCACGAAAATGCTGGTCAAGTGTCGCTCTCGTTCGCGTTTTCG includes the following:
- the LOC132785639 gene encoding alpha-2Db adrenergic receptor isoform X1, which encodes MDYAKVEASINTGNISTDDFLAVFTSGTTTTTAATLAAAAIGSTISSSSSSSSGTLNPPLVTVDGQVQLPNLLDLQSPVNDTIYLLNGSFYNNSLQLAGSYYNQTTGNQSSGLGGLLGNSSNATEVHWDGRYPSGYTLTHIVIASIIVTILMIIIVVGNMLVIIAIATEKSLKNIQNWFIASLAVADFFLGLIIMPFSLANELMGYWIFGSWWCDIHSAMDVLLCTASIMNLCLISLDRYWSITKAVDYLKSRTPARAAVMITAVWIMSALICIPPLLGWKVKMPEGDLPKCELSEDIGYVLYSALGSFYIPSCIMVFVYIRIYFAAKARARRGIKKHPRKTNNEQVTSFTTANKKGTIPMPSSSGATQLQLHQQRQIATIETPPNSATLPMQIPTVTMDLASDISTSEAGELEAVAAQAAALAYANPNQCLINANAAASAASSVPSSPKETLQVSTIATGRGVGLNVPVPPSMGSSNSINVLNNNNGSVATDVAVNTTGNATVANNNSGVASGGNAAVATSNELRVSPIAGRCRALSVGIDTDMVSEFDPSSSDSGVVSRCAVVKPLKFRLCQPIFGRKSNQQRRNESKAATVAAKNSAAAAAAKSKELAAKTELEPAIPKTPKPRDPEKEKRRIARKKEKRATLILGLIMGSFIACWLPFFFLYILVPACSSHCNIPESAFAIAFWLGYMNSALNPAIYTIFNKDFRRAFRRILFK